In Prochlorococcus marinus CUG1435, the genomic window CAGGACATGCGGCTAATTGCGAATTAAACTATACCCCTTTAGATGAAAAAGGAAATATAAAAATAGATAAAGCGCTCTCAATAAATCGTTCTTTTGAAAGATCTATGTCTTTATGGGCTTCATTATATGAAGCAGGGAAAATTGATATTAAAAAGTTTTTAAAATTTATTCCTCATATTAGCTTTGTGTCTGGTCAGGATAATATTTCCTTTTTAAAAAAAAGGTTTCAGAAAATGAACGAAAATCCTGAATTTATTGATATGGAATTTTCTACATCTTTTGATGAAGTTTCATCATGGGCTCCTCTAATAACAAAAGATAGGAATCCATTTACTAAAATTGCTGCTACCAGAATAGCTAGAGGAACAGATATTAATTTTGAGGCCCTCACAAAAGAATATCTGTCATTAGTTTCTCAAAATAAAAATGTTGAAATTAGATATAAAACAGAATTAGTAGATTTAAAGAAAATTGATAAAAAAAAATGGGAACTAGAAATTAGTTCAGAAGGTAGAAAAACTTCAATTAGAACTGGCTATGTTTTTCTTGGTGCTGGTGGAAAAACAATTAATTATTTGCAAAAATCGAAAATTCCAGAAGCAAAGATTTATGGTGGATTTCCTGTTAGTGGAAAATGGCTTATTTGCGAGAAAAAAGATCTAACAGAAAAACATAACTCAAAAGTTTATGGTAAGGCTGATCTTGGATCGCCACCAATGTCTGTGCCTCATTTAGATACTAGATGGATTGATAATAAAAAATTTCTTTTATATGGACCTTTTGCTGGATTTACAACAAAATTTCTAAAGCAAAGTTCATACTTTGACTTATTTAGTTCAATTAAGAAGAATAATATTTTTTCTATGTTAGACGTTGGTTTCAAGAATAACGATTTAATTAATTACCTAATATCACAATCATTAAAGAACCATAACTCAAGAGTTGAGAATTTAAAGAATATGATGCCATCAGCTAATCCTTCTGATTGGTATTTAAAGAATGCTGGTCAACGAGTCCAAATAATTAAGAAAACTGAAGGTGGTGGTTCTTTGAAATTTGGAACGGAGATTGTAAATTCATCTGATGGATCATTATCTGCTTTGCTAGGAGCTTCGCCGGGCGCAAGTACTGCGGTTTCAATTATGGTTGAGGTTTTAGAAAAATCTGTTTTATTTTTAAACGATAAGCATAATCTTCAGAAAAAAATAAATGACTTAGTTTATCCAGAACTATCAGTCTCTGAAAATAACAGTACCTTCATAAAAGACATCAAAAAAAGAAATAATTCCATTTTTGGTTTCCATCCATAATTCTAATTAGCTAGTATTAATCAAGATGTAATAAGAGGAGAATTTTTATTTCTATATGACTGATATATCGGTATCAAAAATTAGAAATTTCTGCATAATCGCTCATATTGATCATGGTAAATCTACCCTTGCAGATAGGTTACTCCAAGATACTGGCACTGTGCAGCAAAGGGATATGCAAGAGCAATTTTTAGACAGTATGGATCTCGAAAGGGAGAGAGGAATTACTATCAAGTTACAAGCCGCTAGGATGAAATATAAAGCTGAAGATTCTCAAGAATATGTTTTGAACTTAATAGATACTCCAGGGCATGTTGATTTCTCTTATGAGGTTAGTAGATCTCTTCAAGCTTGTGAAGGCGCTTTACTAGTTGTTGATGCAAGTCAAGGAGTAGAAGCTCAAACCTTAGCTAATGTTTACCTTGCCTTAGAAAATAATCTTGAAATAATTCCTGTTTTAAATAAAGTTGATTTACCAGGTGCTGATGCTGAAAAAATAAAACAAGAAATAGAGGAAATTATTGGTCTTGATACATCTAATGCAATAAATTGTTCAGCAAAAACTGGAGTTGGCATTAAAGATATTTTAGAAGCAATCGTAAGAAGAGTACCTCCTCCTCAAGATGAAATTGAACTTCCTACAAAGGCACTCATTTTTGATTCTTATTATGATCCCTACAGAGGGGTTATTGTTTATTTCAGGGTGATATCTGGGTTTCTTAATAAGAGAGAAAAGATATTATTGATGGCGAGTAAAAAAAATTATGAACTAGATGAGATAGGAATAATGGCACCTGATCAGCAGCAAGTTGATGAATTACATGCAGGAGAAGTTGGTTATTTAGCTGCTTCTATAAAATCAGTTGCTGATGCGAGAGTGGGAGATACGATTACTCTTTTAAATTCACCTGCAAATGATCCTTTGCCTGGTTATAAGACAGCAAATCCTATGGTTTTTTGTGGCTTATTCCCGACTGATGCTGATCAATTCCCAGATCTAAGAGTATCTCTTGAAAAATTACAATTATCTGATGCAGCTTTAAAATATGAGCCCGAAACCAGTAGCGCAATGGGATTCGGATTTAGGTGCGGATTCCTTGGACTTCTTCATATGGAGATTGTTCAAGAAAGATTAGAAAGAGAATATGACTTGGATCTAATTGTAACGGCACCATCAGTTATCTATAAGGTTAATTTAAATCAGCAGGAACATATCTTTATTGATAATCCTTCTACAATTCCTGACCCACAACTTAGAGAATCAATAGAAGAGCCTTATGTGAAAATGGAAATTTATGCTCCCAATGAATTTAATGGAACACTAATGGGTTTATGTCAGGAAAGAAGAGGAGTATTTCTAGATATGAAATACATAACAACAGATCGAGTTACTTTAATTTATGAAATTCCATTAGCAGAAGTAGTTACAGATTTCTTTGATCAAATGAAAAGTAGAACCCAAGGTTATGCATCTATGGAATATTATTTGATTGGCTATAAAAAGAATGATCTCGTTAGATTAGATGTTCTGATAAATTCAGAAAGAGCAGATCCATTAACTTCTATTGTTCATAAAGATAAGGCTTATGGAATTGGTAGATGTTTAGTCGAGAAATTAAAAGAACTAATTCCAAAACAACAATTTAAAATACCTATTCAAGCATCAATCGGCAGCAGGATTATCGCAAGTGAAAGTATCAGTGCATTGCGAAAAGATGTTTTATCTAAATGTTATGGAGGAGATATTTCTAGGAAAAAGAAACTTTTAAAGAAGCAAGCCAAAGGTAAAAAGA contains:
- a CDS encoding malate:quinone oxidoreductase; this translates as MTEFKNPTNDNSYFDAVLVGAGIMSSTLALLISEALPDIKFLIIEKLNAPGSESTGAFNNAGTGHAANCELNYTPLDEKGNIKIDKALSINRSFERSMSLWASLYEAGKIDIKKFLKFIPHISFVSGQDNISFLKKRFQKMNENPEFIDMEFSTSFDEVSSWAPLITKDRNPFTKIAATRIARGTDINFEALTKEYLSLVSQNKNVEIRYKTELVDLKKIDKKKWELEISSEGRKTSIRTGYVFLGAGGKTINYLQKSKIPEAKIYGGFPVSGKWLICEKKDLTEKHNSKVYGKADLGSPPMSVPHLDTRWIDNKKFLLYGPFAGFTTKFLKQSSYFDLFSSIKKNNIFSMLDVGFKNNDLINYLISQSLKNHNSRVENLKNMMPSANPSDWYLKNAGQRVQIIKKTEGGGSLKFGTEIVNSSDGSLSALLGASPGASTAVSIMVEVLEKSVLFLNDKHNLQKKINDLVYPELSVSENNSTFIKDIKKRNNSIFGFHP
- the lepA gene encoding elongation factor 4, which produces MTDISVSKIRNFCIIAHIDHGKSTLADRLLQDTGTVQQRDMQEQFLDSMDLERERGITIKLQAARMKYKAEDSQEYVLNLIDTPGHVDFSYEVSRSLQACEGALLVVDASQGVEAQTLANVYLALENNLEIIPVLNKVDLPGADAEKIKQEIEEIIGLDTSNAINCSAKTGVGIKDILEAIVRRVPPPQDEIELPTKALIFDSYYDPYRGVIVYFRVISGFLNKREKILLMASKKNYELDEIGIMAPDQQQVDELHAGEVGYLAASIKSVADARVGDTITLLNSPANDPLPGYKTANPMVFCGLFPTDADQFPDLRVSLEKLQLSDAALKYEPETSSAMGFGFRCGFLGLLHMEIVQERLEREYDLDLIVTAPSVIYKVNLNQQEHIFIDNPSTIPDPQLRESIEEPYVKMEIYAPNEFNGTLMGLCQERRGVFLDMKYITTDRVTLIYEIPLAEVVTDFFDQMKSRTQGYASMEYYLIGYKKNDLVRLDVLINSERADPLTSIVHKDKAYGIGRCLVEKLKELIPKQQFKIPIQASIGSRIIASESISALRKDVLSKCYGGDISRKKKLLKKQAKGKKRMKAMGKVEVPQEAFMAVLKLNQ